Proteins encoded by one window of Enterococcus faecalis:
- the fni gene encoding type 2 isopentenyl-diphosphate Delta-isomerase — MNRKDEHLSLAKAFHKKKSNDFDRVRFVHQSFAESAVNEVDISTSFLSFQLPQPFYVNAMTGGSQRAKEINQQLGIIAKETGLLVATGSVSAALKDASLADTYQIMRKENPDGLIFANIGAGLGVEEAKRALDLFQANALQIHVNVPQELVMPEGDRDFTNWLTKIEAIVQAVEVPVIVKEVGFGMSQETLEKLTSIGVQAADVSGQGGTSFTQIENARRKKRELSFLDDWGQSTVISLLESQNWQKKLTILGSGGVRNSLDIVKGLALGAKSMGVAGTILASLMSKNGLENTLALVQQWQEEVKMLYTLLGKKTTEELTSTALVLDPVLVNWCHNRGIDSTVFAKR, encoded by the coding sequence ATGAATCGAAAAGATGAACATCTATCATTAGCTAAAGCGTTCCACAAAAAAAAAAGTAATGACTTTGATCGTGTGCGTTTTGTTCACCAATCGTTTGCTGAATCCGCTGTTAACGAAGTGGATATTTCCACTTCGTTTCTTTCTTTTCAGCTTCCCCAACCTTTTTATGTCAATGCAATGACAGGTGGTAGCCAGCGTGCAAAAGAAATTAATCAGCAATTAGGCATTATTGCCAAAGAAACTGGCCTTTTAGTTGCGACAGGATCTGTCTCGGCAGCGTTAAAAGATGCTAGTTTAGCGGATACGTATCAAATTATGCGAAAAGAAAACCCAGATGGACTCATTTTTGCCAATATTGGTGCAGGCTTGGGTGTGGAAGAAGCAAAGCGAGCGCTTGATTTATTTCAAGCGAATGCCTTACAAATCCATGTAAATGTGCCCCAAGAATTGGTCATGCCTGAAGGAGATCGTGATTTCACTAATTGGCTAACCAAGATTGAAGCTATCGTACAGGCCGTAGAAGTGCCTGTCATTGTCAAAGAGGTTGGCTTTGGCATGAGCCAAGAAACCTTAGAAAAACTTACCTCTATCGGCGTTCAAGCAGCGGATGTGAGCGGCCAAGGCGGAACGAGTTTTACACAAATTGAAAATGCCCGGCGGAAGAAACGAGAACTTTCTTTCTTAGATGATTGGGGGCAATCAACGGTCATCTCTCTTCTGGAATCACAAAATTGGCAAAAGAAACTAACTATTCTCGGCTCTGGCGGTGTGCGTAACTCTCTTGATATTGTCAAAGGACTCGCTTTAGGTGCCAAAAGCATGGGAGTTGCTGGGACTATCTTAGCTTCCCTTATGAGTAAAAATGGTTTAGAAAATACCTTAGCCCTTGTACAGCAATGGCAAGAAGAAGTGAAAATGCTTTATACTCTTTTAGGAAAAAAGACGACAGAAGAATTGACGAGTACCGCACTTGTCCTCGATCCAGTTTTAGTTAATTGGTGTCATAACCGTGGTATCGACAGCACTGTTTTCGCAAAACGTTAA
- a CDS encoding phosphomevalonate kinase has translation MIEVTTPGKLFIAGEYAVVEPGHPAIIVAVDQFVTVTVEETTDEGSIQSAQYSSLPIRWTRRNGELVLDIRENPFHYVLAAIHLTEKYAQEQNKELSFYHLKVTSELDSSNGRKYGLGSSGAVTVGTVKALNIFYDLGLENEEIFKLSALAHLAVQGNGSCGDIAASCYGGWIAFSTFDHDWVNQKVATETLTDLLAMDWPELMIFPLKVPKQLRLLIGWTGSPASTSDLVDRVHQSKEEKQAAYEQFLMKSRLCVETMINGFNTGKISVIQKQITKNRQLLAELSSLTGVVIETEALKNLCDLAESYTGAAKSSGAGGGDCGIVIFRQKSGILPLMTAWEKDGITPLPLHVYTYGQKECKEKHESKR, from the coding sequence ATGATTGAAGTTACTACGCCAGGAAAGTTATTTATTGCAGGAGAATATGCCGTTGTTGAACCTGGCCACCCTGCCATTATCGTTGCTGTGGATCAATTCGTAACTGTAACTGTCGAAGAAACAACAGATGAAGGCAGTATTCAATCTGCACAATACAGCTCGTTACCTATTCGCTGGACACGCCGAAATGGTGAGCTTGTATTAGATATTCGCGAAAATCCCTTTCATTATGTTCTAGCGGCGATTCATCTAACTGAAAAATATGCGCAAGAGCAAAACAAAGAATTGTCATTTTATCATTTAAAAGTGACGAGTGAATTAGATAGTTCAAATGGACGAAAATATGGTCTTGGTTCAAGCGGTGCAGTAACCGTTGGAACTGTCAAAGCCTTGAATATTTTTTATGACTTAGGTTTGGAAAATGAGGAAATTTTCAAATTATCAGCATTAGCTCACTTAGCCGTTCAAGGAAATGGTTCTTGCGGAGATATCGCCGCCAGCTGTTACGGGGGCTGGATTGCCTTTTCAACCTTCGATCATGATTGGGTCAATCAAAAAGTAGCCACTGAAACATTAACTGATTTGTTAGCAATGGACTGGCCTGAATTAATGATTTTTCCGTTAAAAGTACCGAAACAACTACGTTTACTAATTGGTTGGACAGGTAGTCCTGCGTCCACTTCAGACTTAGTTGATCGAGTCCATCAATCAAAAGAAGAAAAACAAGCGGCTTATGAGCAGTTCTTAATGAAAAGTCGGCTTTGTGTCGAAACAATGATTAATGGCTTTAACACAGGAAAAATTTCTGTTATTCAAAAACAAATTACTAAAAATCGCCAATTGCTCGCCGAATTATCTTCACTGACTGGTGTGGTAATCGAAACAGAAGCCTTGAAAAATCTTTGTGATTTGGCTGAATCTTATACAGGAGCTGCGAAATCTTCTGGCGCTGGCGGGGGCGATTGTGGGATTGTAATTTTCCGCCAAAAATCCGGGATTTTACCATTAATGACTGCTTGGGAAAAAGACGGAATTACCCCACTGCCACTTCACGTCTATACCTATGGTCAAAAGGAGTGTAAGGAGAAGCATGAATCGAAAAGATGA
- the mvaD gene encoding diphosphomevalonate decarboxylase has protein sequence MLSGKARAHTNIALIKYWGKANEEYILPMNSSLSLTLDAFYTETTVTFDAHYSEDVFILDGILQNEKQTKKVKEFLNLVRQQADCTWFAKVESQNFVPTAAGLASSASGLAALAGACNVALGLNLSAKDLSRLARRGSGSACRSIFGGFAQWNKGHSDETSFAENIPANNWENELAMLFILINDGEKDVSSRDGMKRTVETSSFYQGWLDNVEKDLSQVHEAIKTKDFPRLGEIIEANGLRMHGTTLGAVPPFTYWSPGSLQAMALVRQARAKGIPCYFTMDAGPNVKVLVEKKNLEALKTFLSEHFSKEQLVPAFAGPGIELFETKGMDK, from the coding sequence ATGCTTTCAGGAAAAGCACGAGCGCATACAAATATTGCTCTGATTAAATATTGGGGAAAAGCCAATGAAGAATACATTTTACCAATGAATAGTAGTTTATCATTAACATTAGATGCCTTTTACACAGAAACAACTGTGACATTTGATGCCCATTATTCAGAAGATGTATTTATTTTAGATGGTATCTTGCAAAACGAAAAACAAACAAAAAAAGTCAAAGAATTTTTGAACCTTGTTCGTCAACAAGCCGATTGTACTTGGTTTGCAAAAGTGGAAAGTCAAAATTTTGTGCCTACTGCAGCTGGTTTGGCTTCTTCAGCGAGTGGTCTAGCTGCTTTAGCAGGGGCCTGTAACGTAGCCTTAGGATTAAATCTTTCAGCAAAAGACTTATCACGTTTAGCGCGACGTGGTTCAGGTTCTGCTTGTCGCAGCATTTTTGGTGGTTTTGCTCAATGGAACAAAGGCCACTCTGATGAAACTTCGTTTGCTGAAAATATTCCAGCCAATAATTGGGAAAACGAATTGGCCATGCTCTTTATCTTAATTAACGATGGCGAAAAAGATGTTTCCAGCCGTGATGGAATGAAACGAACAGTAGAAACTTCTAGCTTTTATCAAGGTTGGTTGGACAATGTGGAAAAAGATTTATCCCAAGTTCATGAAGCAATTAAAACAAAAGACTTCCCTCGTTTAGGAGAAATCATTGAAGCCAATGGGTTAAGGATGCATGGAACAACCTTAGGTGCTGTCCCTCCATTTACTTACTGGTCCCCAGGCAGTTTACAAGCGATGGCTTTAGTTCGCCAAGCACGGGCCAAAGGAATTCCTTGTTACTTTACAATGGATGCAGGTCCGAATGTCAAGGTCTTAGTCGAAAAGAAAAACTTAGAAGCATTAAAAACATTTTTAAGTGAACATTTTTCAAAAGAGCAGTTAGTCCCAGCTTTTGCTGGTCCCGGAATTGAATTGTTTGAAACGAAAGGAATGGATAAATAA
- the mvk gene encoding mevalonate kinase has product MNIKKQGLGQATGKIILMGEHAVVYGEPAIAFPFQATEITAVFTPAKTMQIDCAYFTGLLEDVPQELANIKEVVQQTLHFLKEDTFKGTLTLTSTIPAERGMGSSAATAVAIVRSLFDYFDYAYTYQELFELVSLSEKIAHGNPSGIDAAATSGADPLFFTRGFPPTHFSMNLSNAYLVVADTGIKGQTREAVKDIAQLAQNNPTAIAETMKQLGSFTKEAKQAILQDDKQKLGQLMTLAQEQLQQLTVSNDMLDRLVALSLEHGALGAKLTGGGRGGCMIALTDNKKTAQTIAQTLEENGAVATWIQSLEVKK; this is encoded by the coding sequence ATGAATATAAAAAAACAAGGCCTCGGTCAAGCGACGGGAAAAATTATTTTAATGGGGGAACACGCCGTTGTTTACGGCGAACCAGCAATCGCCTTTCCTTTTCAAGCGACAGAAATCACAGCCGTCTTTACCCCAGCAAAAACTATGCAGATTGATTGTGCATATTTTACAGGATTGCTAGAAGACGTGCCCCAAGAGCTAGCAAATATCAAGGAAGTTGTTCAGCAAACCTTACATTTTTTAAAGGAAGATACATTTAAAGGCACTTTGACCTTAACAAGTACGATTCCCGCTGAACGAGGAATGGGCTCAAGCGCAGCAACCGCTGTGGCCATCGTTCGAAGCCTTTTTGATTATTTTGATTACGCTTATACATATCAAGAATTGTTTGAGCTTGTTTCCTTAAGTGAGAAAATTGCTCATGGCAATCCTAGTGGTATCGATGCCGCAGCAACAAGCGGCGCTGATCCCTTATTTTTTACTAGAGGATTTCCGCCCACACATTTCTCGATGAATTTATCTAATGCCTACTTAGTAGTAGCTGATACGGGAATTAAAGGTCAAACACGTGAAGCAGTGAAAGACATTGCGCAGCTAGCTCAAAATAATCCCACAGCAATCGCTGAAACAATGAAACAATTAGGTTCTTTTACTAAAGAAGCGAAGCAGGCAATTTTACAAGATGATAAACAAAAATTAGGTCAGCTAATGACGTTAGCGCAAGAGCAACTCCAGCAATTAACCGTCAGCAACGATATGCTGGATCGACTAGTGGCTCTCTCTCTAGAACATGGCGCTCTAGGAGCAAAATTAACCGGCGGCGGTCGCGGTGGCTGTATGATTGCCTTAACAGATAATAAAAAGACCGCACAAACCATTGCACAGACTTTAGAAGAAAATGGAGCTGTTGCTACATGGATTCAATCATTAGAGGTGAAAAAGTAA
- a CDS encoding pentapeptide repeat-containing protein — protein MKITYPLPPNLPEQLPLLANCQLEDEAILENHLYQQIDLSNQEVRNLVFRDAVFDHLSLANGQFASFDCSNVRFEACDFSNVEWLSGSFHRVTFLRCNLTGTNFADSYLKDCLFEDCKADYASFRFANFNLVHFNQTRLVESEFFEVTWKKLLLEACDLTESNWLNTSLKGLDFSQNTFERLTFSPNYLSGLKVTPEQAIYLASALGLVIT, from the coding sequence ATGAAAATAACTTATCCCTTGCCACCAAATCTGCCAGAACAACTTCCTCTATTAGCGAACTGTCAATTAGAAGATGAGGCAATCTTAGAAAATCATTTGTATCAGCAGATTGATTTATCGAATCAAGAAGTTCGTAACTTAGTCTTTCGGGATGCTGTTTTCGATCATCTTTCATTAGCAAATGGCCAGTTTGCTTCTTTTGATTGTAGTAATGTGCGTTTTGAAGCTTGCGATTTTTCTAACGTCGAATGGCTGTCTGGCAGTTTTCATCGAGTGACTTTCCTTCGTTGCAATTTGACAGGAACGAATTTTGCAGATAGCTATTTAAAAGATTGTCTATTTGAAGATTGCAAAGCCGATTATGCTTCTTTTCGTTTTGCAAATTTTAATCTTGTTCACTTTAATCAGACTCGTTTAGTCGAAAGTGAATTTTTCGAGGTCACCTGGAAGAAACTCCTGCTAGAAGCTTGCGATTTAACCGAAAGTAATTGGCTAAATACTTCTTTAAAAGGATTGGATTTTTCCCAAAACACCTTTGAACGCTTGACTTTCTCACCAAACTATTTATCAGGTCTTAAAGTCACCCCTGAACAAGCCATTTATTTGGCAAGTGCCCTTGGTTTGGTGATTACCTAA
- a CDS encoding FUSC family protein encodes MKNSTFLKDLFAIDKANDELFRLVGVAICMAIPLLIGYFSNNLLIGTFGSMGIYTFIYYQPLPLPQLLRRLNIVGFFIVLGNSLGMLSHHVPWLIPITIAIVAFLARLLFRLYGIEKPGALLVIMSTAMGTSNNFPLHKIPIMASFVLLGVVTGIIMGIVLHFIDKRPYVFQKRMSLQERLYIDPASLLDALHYAAILFLAAYLSQSLHLVNAYWMTFTCAAILQGENLHSVMQRNVQRILGTSLGLLLSAILLMIPFTPLQTIGIISILYAAFEGFINRNYAIASFFITPMSLLLSNLARQQVISNLLNYRLVGIVLGSLLGFAGAYVFTTALRFYNRAYSIDETFENQQEERGVL; translated from the coding sequence ATGAAAAATTCTACGTTTTTAAAGGATTTGTTTGCTATTGATAAAGCAAATGACGAATTATTTCGGTTAGTTGGTGTCGCAATTTGTATGGCAATTCCATTATTAATTGGTTATTTTTCCAATAATTTACTCATTGGGACCTTTGGCTCGATGGGCATTTATACGTTTATTTATTATCAGCCGCTTCCTTTGCCCCAATTATTGCGCAGACTGAATATTGTTGGCTTTTTTATTGTTCTGGGCAACAGCTTAGGAATGCTAAGTCACCATGTACCTTGGTTGATTCCCATTACAATTGCCATCGTCGCTTTTCTTGCACGCTTACTTTTTAGATTGTATGGCATTGAGAAGCCTGGTGCTTTGTTAGTTATCATGTCAACCGCAATGGGAACAAGCAACAATTTTCCTTTACATAAGATTCCTATCATGGCCAGTTTTGTTCTTTTAGGAGTAGTGACCGGCATTATCATGGGCATTGTGCTTCATTTCATCGACAAGCGCCCCTACGTTTTTCAAAAACGGATGTCTCTTCAAGAACGACTTTATATCGATCCCGCTTCTTTATTAGATGCTTTGCATTATGCGGCCATTTTATTTTTAGCGGCTTATTTAAGTCAATCGCTTCATTTAGTCAACGCTTATTGGATGACGTTTACTTGCGCAGCCATTTTACAAGGGGAAAATTTACATTCTGTGATGCAGCGAAATGTGCAACGGATTCTAGGTACGAGTCTTGGTTTGTTGCTTTCTGCAATTTTATTAATGATTCCCTTTACACCTTTACAAACAATCGGTATCATTAGTATTCTATATGCAGCTTTTGAAGGATTCATTAACAGAAACTATGCGATTGCCAGCTTTTTTATTACCCCGATGTCCTTATTATTATCAAATCTTGCACGACAGCAAGTCATTAGTAATCTTTTAAACTATCGATTAGTCGGGATTGTGTTAGGTAGTTTACTTGGTTTTGCCGGCGCTTATGTTTTCACAACTGCGCTACGTTTCTATAATCGGGCCTACTCAATTGATGAAACCTTTGAAAATCAACAAGAAGAAAGAGGCGTTTTATGA
- the opp1A gene encoding oligopeptide ABC transporter substrate-binding protein Opp1A → MKLKKSLTFGVITLFSVTTLAACGGGGTSDSSSASGGGKASGEQVLRVTEQQEMPTADLSLATDRISFIALNNVYEGIYRLDKDNKVQPAGAAEKAEVSEDGLTYKIKLNKDAKWSDGKPVTANDYVYGWQRTVDPATASEYAYLYASVKNGDAIAKGEKDKSELGIKAVSDTELEITLEKATPYFDYLLAFPSFFPQRQDIVEKYGKNYASNSESAVYNGPFVLDGFDGPGTDTKWSFKKNDQYWDKDTVKLDSVDVNVVKESPTALNLFQDGQTDDVVLSGELAQQMANDPAFVSQKEASTQYMELNQRDEKSPFRNANLRKAISYSIDRKALVESILGDGSIEPNGLVPADMAKDPSGGKDFAKEAGSQIEYDTKKAKEYWEKAKKELGISTLTMDILSSDADSSKKTVEFVQGSIQDALDGVKVTVSPVPFSVRLDRSNKGDFDAVIGGWSADYADPSSFLDLFASDNSYNRGRYNNPEFDKFVKAASSADATDPEKRWDDMLNAEKTIMGDMGVVPLFQKSEAHLRAEKVKDVAVHPAGATYDYKWAYISE, encoded by the coding sequence ATGAAATTGAAAAAGTCATTAACATTCGGTGTGATTACATTATTTAGCGTAACAACTTTAGCGGCTTGTGGAGGCGGCGGAACGTCAGATAGCTCAAGCGCGTCTGGTGGCGGTAAGGCAAGTGGCGAACAAGTTTTACGTGTCACAGAACAACAAGAAATGCCAACAGCTGATTTATCACTAGCAACAGACAGAATTAGTTTTATTGCATTAAATAATGTATATGAAGGAATTTATCGTTTAGACAAAGATAACAAAGTCCAACCTGCAGGTGCAGCGGAAAAAGCAGAAGTTTCTGAAGATGGACTAACATACAAAATTAAATTAAATAAAGATGCAAAATGGTCAGACGGTAAACCAGTGACTGCTAATGACTATGTTTACGGATGGCAACGAACAGTTGATCCAGCGACAGCTTCTGAATATGCTTATCTGTATGCCTCTGTAAAAAATGGTGATGCCATTGCTAAAGGGGAAAAAGATAAATCAGAATTAGGAATTAAAGCAGTCAGTGATACAGAATTAGAAATCACTTTAGAAAAAGCAACACCATACTTTGATTACTTATTAGCTTTCCCATCGTTCTTCCCACAACGTCAAGATATTGTGGAAAAATATGGTAAAAATTATGCATCAAACAGCGAAAGTGCTGTCTACAATGGTCCATTCGTCTTAGACGGCTTTGATGGTCCTGGTACAGATACAAAATGGTCATTCAAGAAAAACGATCAATATTGGGATAAAGACACAGTGAAACTGGACTCAGTAGATGTGAATGTCGTGAAAGAATCACCAACCGCGTTGAACTTGTTCCAAGATGGACAAACAGACGATGTCGTTCTTTCTGGTGAATTAGCCCAACAAATGGCCAATGACCCAGCTTTTGTTAGTCAAAAAGAAGCATCAACACAATATATGGAACTAAATCAACGTGATGAAAAATCACCATTTAGAAATGCGAACTTACGTAAAGCAATTTCTTACTCAATCGACCGTAAAGCGTTAGTTGAATCCATCTTAGGGGATGGTTCTATCGAGCCAAACGGTTTAGTACCAGCAGATATGGCAAAAGACCCAAGTGGCGGCAAAGACTTTGCTAAAGAAGCAGGTAGTCAAATTGAATATGATACGAAAAAAGCTAAAGAATACTGGGAAAAAGCGAAAAAAGAATTGGGGATTTCAACCTTAACAATGGATATTCTTTCTTCAGATGCAGATTCTTCTAAGAAAACAGTTGAATTTGTTCAAGGGTCAATTCAAGATGCTTTAGATGGTGTGAAGGTAACGGTTAGTCCGGTTCCATTCTCTGTTCGTTTAGATCGTTCAAACAAAGGCGACTTTGATGCAGTAATCGGTGGTTGGAGTGCTGACTATGCTGATCCAAGTAGTTTCTTAGACTTATTTGCTTCAGATAACTCATATAACCGTGGACGTTATAACAATCCAGAGTTTGACAAGTTCGTGAAAGCTGCAAGTAGTGCAGATGCGACAGATCCTGAAAAACGTTGGGATGATATGTTAAATGCAGAGAAAACGATTATGGGAGACATGGGTGTGGTACCATTATTCCAAAAATCAGAAGCGCATTTACGTGCTGAAAAAGTCAAAGATGTCGCAGTTCATCCTGCTGGCGCAACGTATGACTACAAATGGGCATACATTTCAGAATAA
- a CDS encoding DUF3899 domain-containing protein, whose product MKTFKWPIITAVISSIGIFLYLLISKEPITTSSLSDTFFIVSLFFLIIGIALWIMSSGFFDNFQRSMKNAFRFKKKNEPKEFIPLSVIGDAHRSFWLKTGGILLILSLGFLLFYLV is encoded by the coding sequence ATGAAAACTTTTAAATGGCCAATTATTACAGCCGTTATTTCCAGTATCGGCATTTTTCTTTACTTATTAATAAGTAAAGAACCTATCACTACCTCCTCATTATCAGATACCTTCTTTATCGTTTCGCTTTTCTTTTTAATTATCGGCATTGCTTTATGGATTATGTCCTCTGGCTTTTTCGATAACTTTCAGCGCTCAATGAAAAACGCGTTTCGTTTTAAAAAGAAAAATGAACCGAAAGAGTTTATCCCGCTTTCAGTCATTGGCGATGCACATCGCTCTTTCTGGCTAAAAACTGGGGGCATCTTACTGATTCTGTCTTTAGGCTTTCTACTATTTTACTTGGTCTAA
- the opp1B gene encoding oligopeptide ABC transporter permease Opp1B, with translation MNSFGKYFLKRIFFMIITLWLIATITFFLMQLLPGTPYTNQEKLSPETIAMLNKQSGLDKPVIVQYGIYLKNLVTGNFGISFQFKNQPVAKLLAGRIGPSLQLGGQAIIFGTLVGILLGIIAAMRQNTWVDTLATLLAILGRSIPNFVFAVLLQYIFAMKLRILPIAMWNGFAYTILPTIALAMSPMADSARFIRTEMVEVLHSDYVELAKAKGLSRWQVAFRHGLRNSLIPLITLLGPLAVGLMTGSLVVENIFAIPGIGEQFVKSIMTNDYPTIMAVTILYSTMLVVVILIVDLLYGLIDPRIRVSGGAKG, from the coding sequence TTGAATAGTTTTGGAAAATATTTTCTTAAACGGATCTTTTTCATGATTATCACTTTGTGGTTAATCGCAACGATTACGTTTTTCTTAATGCAATTATTACCAGGTACGCCTTATACCAACCAAGAAAAACTTAGTCCAGAAACAATCGCTATGTTGAATAAACAATCTGGCTTAGATAAACCAGTGATTGTTCAATACGGAATTTACTTAAAGAACCTGGTTACAGGGAACTTTGGTATTTCATTCCAATTTAAAAACCAACCTGTTGCTAAGTTATTAGCTGGTCGAATTGGACCATCCCTTCAACTGGGAGGACAAGCGATTATCTTTGGTACGTTAGTCGGTATTTTATTGGGGATTATCGCAGCGATGCGTCAAAATACTTGGGTAGATACGTTGGCAACATTGTTAGCCATTTTAGGTCGTTCTATTCCAAACTTTGTTTTCGCGGTATTATTACAATACATTTTTGCAATGAAATTAAGAATCTTACCAATTGCTATGTGGAATGGTTTTGCATACACAATCTTGCCAACTATTGCCTTGGCAATGAGTCCAATGGCCGATTCGGCTAGGTTTATTCGAACCGAGATGGTAGAGGTCTTGCATAGTGATTATGTCGAATTAGCCAAAGCAAAAGGCTTGAGTCGCTGGCAAGTTGCATTCCGCCACGGGTTAAGAAACAGTTTAATTCCATTGATTACCTTATTAGGACCTTTAGCCGTTGGTTTAATGACAGGTTCTTTAGTAGTAGAAAATATTTTTGCCATCCCTGGAATTGGGGAACAGTTTGTAAAATCAATTATGACAAACGACTATCCAACAATTATGGCAGTAACTATTTTGTATTCAACAATGTTAGTTGTTGTAATTCTGATTGTTGACTTACTTTATGGTTTAATTGATCCAAGAATTCGCGTATCAGGAGGTGCAAAAGGCTAA
- the opp1C gene encoding oligopeptide ABC transporter permease Opp1C produces the protein METVNKNNLPQAIKDIPADEFQPLNTSTLKERERIATPSLSFLQDSWRRLKKNKAAVISMSFLAVIIFISIITIWVSPHNPTKQNVSYINLPPRIPGLESVNGLNGKTTVAGQLVDKYAQANVPDNVNFYLGTDGLGRDVLSRLFMGTRISLLIAFIAAILDITIGVTYGLISGLVGGRVDTVMQRILEVLSGIPNLVVMILMLTVFDPGIVSIVLAMVITNWISMARIVRAQTMKLKDQEFVMAAETLGESRWKIAIKHILPNISSVIIVQMMFSIPSAIFFEAFLSFIGLGLRPPTASLGTLLNEGYKTFRFLPYLMWIPAATLSVIMICFNLLADGLRDAFDPKMKE, from the coding sequence ATGGAAACAGTCAATAAAAATAATCTACCACAAGCGATTAAAGATATTCCGGCAGATGAGTTTCAGCCTCTAAACACTTCAACTCTAAAAGAAAGAGAGCGTATTGCCACACCGTCTTTAAGTTTCTTACAAGACTCATGGCGTCGTTTGAAAAAGAATAAAGCTGCAGTTATCTCAATGAGTTTCTTAGCAGTTATTATCTTTATCTCTATTATTACCATTTGGGTTTCACCACATAACCCAACGAAACAAAATGTTTCTTACATTAACTTACCACCACGAATTCCTGGCTTGGAAAGCGTGAATGGTTTAAATGGTAAAACAACAGTTGCTGGTCAATTAGTTGATAAATATGCACAAGCAAACGTTCCAGATAACGTAAACTTTTATCTAGGAACAGATGGTTTAGGTCGTGATGTCCTAAGTCGTTTATTTATGGGAACACGTATTTCCTTATTAATTGCGTTTATCGCGGCGATTCTAGATATTACGATTGGGGTAACGTATGGACTGATTTCCGGATTAGTCGGCGGTCGTGTCGATACAGTAATGCAACGTATTTTAGAAGTTCTTTCTGGTATTCCTAACTTAGTTGTTATGATCTTGATGCTAACAGTCTTTGATCCAGGGATTGTTTCGATTGTTTTGGCCATGGTTATTACAAACTGGATATCAATGGCCAGGATTGTGCGAGCCCAGACCATGAAACTAAAAGACCAAGAGTTTGTCATGGCAGCAGAAACATTGGGCGAATCTCGTTGGAAAATTGCTATTAAACATATTTTACCGAATATCTCAAGTGTTATTATTGTCCAAATGATGTTCAGTATCCCATCGGCAATTTTCTTTGAAGCGTTCCTAAGTTTTATTGGGTTAGGCTTACGTCCACCAACCGCATCTTTAGGAACCTTGTTAAACGAAGGATACAAAACTTTCCGTTTCCTTCCATATTTAATGTGGATTCCAGCGGCAACACTTTCAGTTATCATGATTTGTTTCAACTTGTTAGCTGATGGTTTACGTGACGCATTTGATCCTAAGATGAAAGAGTAA